A region of Cellulophaga sp. RHA19 DNA encodes the following proteins:
- a CDS encoding phytoene/squalene synthase family protein, with protein MKALFDSSSVNCSKLITTTYSTSFSIGIKLFAPSIRPAIYSIYGFVRYADEIVDTFHDYEQETLLNEFEEEYRKSLTRKISLNPIINSFQEVVLKYELQEYVDAFLTSMRFDLNKTEYSTREEYNEYIYGSADVVGLMCLRVFVNNDNARFNHLKESAQYLGSAFQKVNFLRDFKDDINELGRSYFPELDTNTLTHTAKEHILLDIENDFAEAYKGIVQLPLESRLGVFVAYKYYSKLLKKLKKADTSSIMNSRIRISNPLKFLILTKAYIRFKFNII; from the coding sequence ATGAAAGCTCTGTTTGATTCCTCTAGCGTTAATTGTAGTAAATTAATAACCACAACCTATAGTACATCATTCTCTATAGGTATTAAGCTTTTTGCACCTTCTATTAGACCCGCTATATATTCTATATATGGTTTTGTTAGGTATGCAGATGAGATTGTAGACACGTTTCATGACTATGAGCAAGAAACACTTTTAAATGAGTTTGAAGAAGAATACAGAAAGTCGCTTACTCGTAAAATAAGTTTAAACCCAATAATAAATTCTTTTCAAGAAGTGGTTTTAAAATATGAGTTACAAGAATATGTAGATGCATTTTTAACCAGTATGCGTTTTGACCTTAACAAGACAGAATACAGCACTAGAGAAGAGTACAACGAGTATATTTACGGTTCTGCAGATGTAGTAGGCTTAATGTGCTTGCGCGTTTTTGTTAATAATGATAACGCAAGGTTTAATCACTTAAAAGAATCTGCTCAGTACTTAGGATCTGCTTTTCAGAAAGTAAATTTTTTAAGAGACTTTAAAGATGATATAAACGAATTAGGAAGGTCTTATTTTCCAGAGTTAGACACAAATACACTTACACATACTGCTAAAGAACATATTTTATTAGATATAGAAAACGACTTTGCCGAAGCTTACAAAGGCATAGTTCAACTACCCTTAGAAAGCAGATTAGGTGTTTTTGTAGCTTACAAGTACTATTCTAAACTACTTAAAAAACTTAAAAAAGCAGATACTAGTAGTATTATGAATAGTAGAATACGCATCTCTAACCCTCTAAAATTTTTAATATTAACTAAGGCATATATTAGATTTAAATTTAATATTATTTAA
- a CDS encoding cryptochrome/photolyase family protein → MSDKISVFWFRRDLRIEDNTALHYALKSGKRVLPIFIFDKKILNELDNDDARVTFIHKTLSDVNSSLKKHNGGVFCLHTTPEDAWKKLTEDYTIENVFFNKDYEPYAKDRDSKIISFLEEKNINVSVYKDSVIFEENDVLKNDGDPYTVYTPFKNKWKSLFKPSLIEEKVCDFKDNLLKIDHSFPSLEDLGFTTSSIEVQPYNLGHLSIYADKRDFPSDDITTYLGPHLRFGTVSVRKLIRGLDGLESVFLSELVWREFFTQILYHFPKVVTQNFRSKYDGIKWRNNKDDFEKWCSGNTGYPMVDAGMRQLNQTGYMHNRVRMITAGFLCKHLLIDWQWGEAYFAKKLLDYELASNNGNWQWAAGTGCDAAPYFRIFNPITQLKKFDKDFKYVRQWIPELEGFNYPEPMVEHKSARERALKVYKEGIEN, encoded by the coding sequence ATGAGTGATAAAATATCGGTTTTTTGGTTTAGAAGAGATTTAAGAATAGAGGATAATACAGCATTACATTATGCTTTAAAATCTGGAAAACGAGTGCTGCCTATTTTTATTTTCGATAAAAAAATTCTAAACGAATTGGATAATGACGATGCAAGAGTCACTTTTATTCACAAAACGCTTTCAGATGTTAATTCAAGTTTAAAAAAGCATAATGGTGGGGTATTTTGTCTACATACAACGCCAGAAGATGCGTGGAAAAAATTAACAGAAGATTACACTATTGAGAATGTTTTTTTTAATAAGGATTATGAGCCTTATGCTAAAGACAGGGATAGTAAAATTATATCCTTTCTAGAAGAAAAAAATATAAATGTATCTGTATATAAAGACAGTGTTATTTTTGAAGAAAACGATGTTCTAAAAAACGATGGAGATCCTTACACCGTATATACACCGTTTAAAAATAAGTGGAAATCTTTATTTAAGCCTAGCTTAATAGAAGAGAAAGTATGTGATTTTAAAGATAATTTATTAAAAATAGACCATAGTTTTCCTTCTTTAGAAGATTTAGGCTTTACAACTTCTTCTATAGAGGTACAACCTTATAATTTAGGTCATTTAAGCATATATGCAGATAAAAGAGATTTTCCTTCTGATGATATAACAACGTACCTAGGCCCGCATTTACGTTTTGGAACCGTAAGTGTACGTAAACTAATTAGAGGCTTAGATGGTTTAGAAAGTGTATTTTTGAGTGAATTGGTTTGGAGAGAATTTTTTACTCAAATTTTATATCATTTTCCAAAAGTTGTCACTCAAAATTTTAGGTCTAAGTATGATGGTATAAAATGGCGTAACAATAAAGACGATTTTGAAAAATGGTGTTCTGGTAATACTGGCTATCCTATGGTAGATGCTGGTATGAGGCAACTTAACCAAACAGGTTATATGCACAATAGAGTACGTATGATAACGGCTGGCTTTTTATGTAAGCATTTGTTAATAGACTGGCAATGGGGAGAAGCTTACTTTGCTAAAAAGCTTTTAGATTATGAGTTAGCATCTAATAACGGCAATTGGCAATGGGCTGCAGGTACCGGTTGTGATGCTGCTCCTTATTTTAGAATATTTAATCCTATAACACAACTTAAAAAGTTTGATAAAGATTTTAAATATGTTAGACAATGGATACCAGAGTTAGAAGGTTTTAATTACCCAGAACCAATGGTAGAGCATAAATCTGCTAGAGAAAGAGCTTTAAAAGTTTATAAAGAAGGTATTGAAAATTAA
- a CDS encoding TlpA family protein disulfide reductase, whose amino-acid sequence MAITRKRIFNIVFYVLIVAIVFTPLGFKVKVFANRIFSGSAAKIEAKEQVTLQNYNWKFTNAKGDVYNLQDYKGKVVLINFWATWCPPCVAEMPSLQKLYTDYQDKVVFVFLASDKVAKVNAYLKENNFSFNVYYSNYKLPKELNYDVIPTTYILSKSGEIVVQETGAKDWNSTKTREILNELLNN is encoded by the coding sequence ATGGCGATTACAAGAAAGAGAATATTCAATATTGTTTTTTATGTACTTATAGTTGCAATAGTATTTACACCATTGGGTTTTAAAGTTAAGGTGTTTGCAAACAGAATTTTTTCTGGCAGCGCAGCTAAAATAGAAGCCAAAGAGCAAGTTACATTGCAAAATTACAATTGGAAATTTACAAACGCTAAAGGAGATGTTTATAATTTACAAGACTATAAAGGTAAAGTAGTTTTAATTAATTTTTGGGCTACATGGTGTCCGCCTTGTGTAGCAGAAATGCCAAGCTTACAAAAATTATACACAGATTATCAGGATAAGGTTGTTTTTGTGTTTCTAGCAAGTGATAAAGTGGCAAAGGTAAATGCTTATTTAAAAGAAAATAACTTCAGTTTTAATGTGTATTACTCTAATTATAAATTACCCAAAGAGCTAAACTATGATGTAATTCCCACTACATACATTTTAAGCAAGTCAGGGGAAATTGTAGTACAAGAAACAGGAGCAAAAGATTGGAACAGTACAAAAACAAGAGAAATATTAAATGAGTTATTAAACAATTAA
- a CDS encoding lycopene cyclase domain-containing protein: MKPYYYLLINIACISIPFIASFYPKHAFYKKWGSFFKASIPVALFFIIWDYWFTAIGVWGFNKSYLTGLFLGELPIEEILFFIAIPYACVFTYFALLHLVKNNPLQKAEKYITFILTVVSILIAVLFYNKLYTFTTAVLGAVFLSYLSYKKINLSYHYLTYLLIIPFFMASNGILTGSFLESPIVWYNNAETIGFRMGTIPVEDSFYGLILIFMNIELFRFFNKKKQLNA, from the coding sequence ATGAAACCCTATTACTACCTACTTATAAATATTGCCTGTATAAGCATACCATTTATTGCTAGTTTTTACCCAAAACACGCGTTTTATAAAAAATGGGGTTCTTTTTTTAAAGCGTCTATACCTGTTGCTTTATTTTTTATTATATGGGATTATTGGTTTACTGCAATTGGAGTTTGGGGATTTAACAAAAGTTATTTAACTGGACTTTTTTTAGGAGAATTACCAATTGAAGAAATACTTTTTTTTATAGCTATACCATATGCATGTGTATTTACTTATTTTGCACTTCTGCACTTAGTTAAAAATAATCCACTACAAAAAGCTGAAAAGTATATTACTTTTATACTAACTGTTGTATCAATACTAATAGCTGTTTTATTTTACAACAAACTTTATACATTTACAACAGCAGTTTTAGGAGCTGTTTTTCTTTCATATTTAAGTTATAAAAAAATAAACTTAAGTTACCATTACCTAACATACTTATTAATTATTCCTTTTTTTATGGCTAGTAACGGTATACTAACAGGTAGTTTTTTAGAGTCTCCCATAGTTTGGTATAACAATGCAGAAACTATTGGTTTTAGAATGGGTACCATTCCTGTAGAAGATTCATTTTACGGTCTAATACTTATTTTTATGAATATTGAATTGTTTCGCTTTTTTAACAAAAAGAAACAATTAAACGCTTAA
- a CDS encoding aconitate hydratase, with product MAFDIDMIKGVYARMAERVDKAREIVGKPLTLSEKILYSHLWDGNPNTKFTRGKDYVDFAPDRIACQDATAQMALLQFMQAGKPKVAVPTTVHCDHLIQAKSGAAPDLKVANSTSAEVFNFLESVSNKYGIGFWKPGAGIIHQVVLENYAFPGGMMIGTDSHTVNAGGLGMVAIGVGGADAVDVMAGMAWELKFPKLIGVKLTGNISGWTSAKDVILKVAGILTVKGGTGAIVEYFGEGAKNLSCTGKGTICNMGAEVGATTSTFGYDESMERYLRATDRSDVADAANQVKEHLTADPEVYANPEQYFDEIIEINLDELRPHLNGPFTPDLATPVGQLGEKAKENDWPLKVDWGLIGSCTNSSYEDLTRAASIAKQAVDKKIKPKSDFGINPGSEQIRFTAERDGILDIFENLGATVFTNACGPCIGQWDRSDAKGDEKNTIVHSFNRNFSKRADGNPNTHAFVGSPEMVAAIAISGRLDFDPMNDTLINEDGEEVKLDMPLGIELPPQGFDVEDAGYLAPDADGSGVEVKVSPDSERLQLLEPFTPIKDESLMGAKLLIKAFGKCTTDHISMAGPWLRFRGHLDNISNNCLIGAVNAFGKKTNFVKNQLTGEFAGVPDTARAYKAAGVRSVVVGDHNYGEGSSREHAAMEPRHLGVAAVIVKSFARIHETNLKKQGMLGLTFANEADYDLVQEDDTFNFVDIADFAPEKQLTLELVHADGSKDVIKLNHTYNQPQIDWYREGSALNVIKKENAA from the coding sequence ATGGCATTTGACATTGATATGATAAAAGGGGTTTATGCCCGTATGGCTGAACGAGTAGATAAGGCTCGTGAAATAGTAGGAAAGCCACTTACACTTTCAGAAAAAATATTGTATTCTCACTTATGGGATGGTAATCCAAATACTAAATTTACAAGAGGTAAAGATTATGTAGATTTTGCACCAGACCGTATTGCTTGTCAAGATGCCACCGCACAAATGGCATTACTACAGTTTATGCAAGCTGGTAAGCCAAAAGTTGCAGTTCCTACAACAGTACACTGTGATCACTTAATACAAGCAAAAAGTGGTGCTGCACCAGATTTAAAGGTTGCTAATTCTACAAGTGCTGAAGTATTTAACTTTTTAGAGTCTGTTTCTAACAAATACGGTATTGGTTTCTGGAAACCAGGAGCAGGTATTATTCACCAAGTAGTTTTAGAAAATTATGCATTTCCAGGCGGAATGATGATTGGTACAGATTCTCATACAGTTAACGCTGGTGGTTTAGGTATGGTTGCTATTGGTGTTGGTGGTGCAGATGCTGTAGATGTTATGGCAGGTATGGCTTGGGAGCTTAAGTTTCCTAAATTAATAGGTGTTAAATTAACAGGTAATATTTCTGGTTGGACTTCAGCTAAAGATGTTATTTTAAAAGTTGCTGGTATCTTAACTGTAAAAGGTGGTACAGGTGCAATTGTAGAATATTTTGGAGAAGGTGCTAAAAACCTTTCTTGTACAGGTAAAGGTACAATTTGTAATATGGGTGCAGAAGTAGGTGCAACTACTTCTACATTTGGTTATGATGAGTCTATGGAACGTTATTTACGTGCTACAGACCGTAGTGACGTTGCAGATGCTGCTAACCAAGTAAAAGAGCATTTAACAGCAGATCCAGAAGTATATGCTAATCCAGAGCAATATTTTGATGAAATTATAGAAATAAACTTAGATGAATTAAGACCTCATTTAAACGGACCTTTTACTCCAGATTTAGCTACGCCAGTAGGTCAGTTAGGAGAAAAAGCAAAAGAAAATGATTGGCCTTTAAAAGTAGATTGGGGATTAATTGGTTCTTGTACTAACTCTTCATACGAAGATTTAACTAGAGCAGCTTCTATTGCTAAACAAGCTGTAGATAAAAAAATTAAGCCTAAATCAGATTTTGGTATCAACCCTGGTTCAGAACAAATTCGTTTTACTGCAGAAAGAGACGGTATTTTAGATATTTTTGAAAACCTAGGAGCAACAGTATTTACTAACGCTTGTGGACCTTGTATAGGTCAATGGGATAGAAGTGATGCTAAAGGAGATGAGAAAAACACAATTGTACACTCATTTAACCGTAACTTCTCTAAAAGAGCAGATGGTAACCCTAATACACACGCATTTGTTGGTTCACCAGAAATGGTTGCTGCAATAGCAATATCTGGTCGTTTAGATTTTGACCCAATGAACGATACATTAATTAACGAAGATGGTGAGGAAGTAAAATTAGATATGCCTTTAGGTATAGAATTACCTCCACAAGGTTTTGATGTAGAAGATGCTGGTTACTTAGCTCCAGATGCAGATGGTTCTGGTGTAGAAGTTAAAGTTTCTCCAGATTCTGAAAGATTACAATTGTTAGAGCCATTTACTCCAATAAAAGACGAAAGTTTAATGGGAGCTAAATTGCTTATCAAAGCTTTTGGTAAATGTACAACTGACCACATTTCTATGGCTGGTCCTTGGTTACGTTTCCGTGGTCACTTAGATAATATTTCTAATAACTGTTTAATTGGTGCTGTTAACGCTTTTGGTAAAAAGACCAATTTTGTTAAAAATCAATTAACAGGTGAGTTTGCAGGCGTACCAGACACGGCACGTGCATACAAAGCAGCAGGTGTTAGATCTGTAGTTGTGGGTGATCATAACTATGGAGAAGGATCTTCTCGTGAACACGCAGCTATGGAGCCAAGACATTTAGGTGTTGCAGCTGTAATAGTAAAATCTTTTGCGCGTATTCATGAAACAAACCTTAAAAAGCAAGGTATGTTAGGATTAACGTTTGCTAATGAAGCAGATTATGATCTTGTACAAGAAGATGATACATTTAACTTTGTAGATATAGCAGATTTTGCACCAGAAAAGCAATTAACTTTAGAGTTAGTGCATGCAGATGGTAGTAAAGATGTTATTAAGCTAAACCATACGTATAACCAACCTCAAATAGATTGGTATAGAGAAGGTTCTGCTTTAAATGTAATTAAAAAAGAAAACGCGGCATAA
- a CDS encoding sterol desaturase family protein has translation MKIVLFILITVVTFAVMEVITWLTHKYVMHGFLWILHADHHQPKYPHPFEKNDLFFVIFAIPSIALFFFGIRPQLNFMFFIGLGILFYGIAYFLIHDVLIHQRFKWFKKTKNKYLIGLRKAHKVHHKHLGKAHGECFGMLYVPKKYHKQYKA, from the coding sequence ATGAAAATAGTACTTTTTATACTAATTACGGTTGTTACATTTGCTGTTATGGAAGTTATAACTTGGCTAACCCACAAATATGTAATGCATGGCTTTTTATGGATTTTACACGCAGATCATCATCAACCTAAATACCCACACCCTTTTGAAAAAAATGATTTGTTTTTTGTAATATTCGCAATCCCTAGTATTGCCTTATTTTTCTTTGGTATTAGACCACAACTAAACTTTATGTTCTTCATTGGTCTTGGAATTCTTTTTTACGGCATAGCATATTTTCTTATTCATGATGTTCTTATACACCAACGTTTTAAATGGTTTAAAAAAACAAAAAACAAGTATTTAATAGGTTTACGCAAAGCGCATAAAGTACATCATAAACACTTAGGTAAAGCACACGGAGAGTGCTTTGGAATGTTATATGTTCCAAAAAAATATCACAAACAATACAAAGCTTAA
- a CDS encoding TlpA family protein disulfide reductase, translated as MKKKTVFTLLIMLLVAAFFWTPLGHMGKIFLNKMVATAPSVIAKENQKTVTDYDWVLKDENHNLFNFKKSKGNVIFINNWASWKVHCEAELQSIQNFYNAYKGKVDFYIITNEEKDVVEEFMALKKFTFPVTYLIIDAKHAVNTEKVPSSYVVDKQGNIVIYEEGISNWDNNTVYETIDRLIAE; from the coding sequence ATGAAAAAGAAAACAGTTTTTACTCTTTTAATAATGCTTCTTGTAGCAGCATTTTTTTGGACTCCCTTAGGGCATATGGGAAAAATTTTTTTAAATAAAATGGTAGCTACTGCACCATCTGTAATAGCAAAAGAAAATCAGAAAACAGTAACAGATTATGACTGGGTTTTAAAAGATGAAAATCACAACTTGTTTAATTTTAAAAAGTCTAAAGGAAATGTGATTTTTATAAACAATTGGGCATCATGGAAAGTACATTGTGAAGCAGAACTACAATCTATTCAGAATTTTTATAATGCTTATAAAGGCAAAGTAGATTTTTATATTATTACTAATGAAGAAAAAGACGTTGTAGAAGAATTTATGGCGTTAAAGAAATTTACTTTTCCAGTTACCTATTTAATTATTGATGCTAAGCACGCTGTAAATACAGAAAAAGTACCATCTAGTTATGTAGTAGATAAACAAGGCAATATTGTTATTTATGAAGAAGGAATCTCTAACTGGGATAATAATACGGTATACGAGACTATAGATAGACTTATAGCGGAATAG